In the Wyeomyia smithii strain HCP4-BCI-WySm-NY-G18 chromosome 2, ASM2978416v1, whole genome shotgun sequence genome, one interval contains:
- the LOC129720409 gene encoding uncharacterized protein LOC129720409, which yields MTICTIIHPNILHYDDFDDLRRHNNFDGEGVYALVTGEYRVADFNPLTSASSSFQRCNVSGAGVDDLQLLRVYYQNTRGLRTKLDDVYLAVTENDYDVYVLTETWLDNRFNSQQLFGDSFTVFRTDRNSNNSVFMRGGGVLIAVSSSYVCHQITECVPANLETTWVKILTETKSVFIGAVYIPPDKRFDCNVMQNVLDVSESVSSKMNTQDSLLVLGDFNQPGLLWKNTSNGLLYVDPLNSAFTPSSRILLDGIAFLGLQQINDIRNHGSRCLDLVFVNEECVSQCKIHEAPETMVPPDVFHPALNVEVTACRPVEFEDVPDLNQLDYRKTNIDQLRNLLSQIDWSILETFTDVNDAVNYYDQKLNDCLMIAVPLRKVSRKPPWSNAKLRRLKIIRAKALRKYTRQREPNTKRSFAVASNKYPHYKRHLYMRYILHTQQNLRRNPKHFWKFVNSKRKENGLPLTISLNDVCAVSPNICKTLC from the coding sequence atgacaatatgTACTATTATCCATCCTAATATATTGCACTACGACGACTTCGACGATTTAAGAAGGCATAACAATTTTGACGGCGAGGGCGTTTACGCCCTTGTCACAGGCGAGTACCGAGTAGCTGATTTCAACCCGCTAACATCTGCATCTTCATCTTTTCAGCGATGCAatgtttctggtgccggtgTCGATGATCTGCAGTTACTTCGGGTATATTACCAAAATACGAGAGGACTTCGTACCAAACTCGACGATGTTTACCTGGCTGTTACGGAAAACGACTATGATGTCTATGTACTGACGGAGACCTGGCTTGATAATCGCTTCAATTCCCAACAGCTATTCGGCGATTCGTTCACTGTTTTCCGAACCGACCGTAATTCCAACAACAGTGTTTTCATGCGTGGAGGTGGTGTTTTGATTGCTGTCTCGTCGTCATACGTCTGCCATCAAATCACTGAATGTGTTCCAGCTAATCTTGAAACGACTTGGGTTAAAATTCTCACTGAAACTAAAAGCGTGTTTATTGGGGCTGTGTATATTCCCCCCGACAAACGTTTCGATTGTAACgtaatgcaaaatgtgctagaTGTTTCCGAGTCTGTTTCATCTAAAATGAACACGCAAGATTCACTGTTAGTTCTAGGTGACTTCAACCAGCCTGGTCTACTCTGGAAGAACACTTCGAATGGGCTTTTATACGTTGATCCACTAAATTCTGCGTTCACGCCTTCTAGCCGTATACTGCTTGACGGGATCGCTTTTTTGGGACTCCAACAAATAAATGATATTCGCAATCACGGGTCACGCTGTTTGGACCTCGTTTTCGTAAATGAAGAGTGTGTTTCACAGTGCAAAATTCATGAAGCTCCTGAAACGATGGTTCCACCTGATGTTTTCCACCCCGCTCTCAACGTAGAAGTAACTGCTTGTCGCCCAGTGGAATTTGAAGATGTTCCTGACTTAAACCAGCTTGACTATCGTAAAACGAATATTGACCAATTACGAAATCTTCTATCGCAAATTGACTGGAGCATTCTTGAAACTTTCACTGATGTGAATGATGCAGTTAACTATTACGATCAAAAGTTGAATGATTGTCTCATGATTGCTGTACCTTTACGTAAGGTCTCTAGGAAGCCACCTTGGTCTAATGCAAAGCTCCGACGCCTAAAAATCATTCGAGCTAAAGCCCTTCGAAAATATACCCGTCAACGTGAACCGAACACCAAACGCAGTTTTGCTGTTGCTAGTAATAAATATCCTCATTACAAAAGGCATCTGTATATGCGCTATATTCTTCACACTCAGCAAAATTTGAGGAGAAATcccaaacatttttggaaattcgtTAACTCCAAACGGAAAGAGAATGGTTTACCTTTAACTATATCTCTCAACGACGTGTGTGCCGTTTCGCCAAATATTTGCAAAACACTTTGCTAG
- the LOC129720410 gene encoding serine protease snake-like produces MESVKCLCGGTLITARHVLTAAHCAINGEGIGPDTVRLGDTDLNSATDDDLAQQIKIRKFKKHPQYRPSRKYFDIALIELENPAENSEAVCSACLWLEKTVPSEIFSVIGFGTLGFGENLSPTLQKVKLAIMNHTECIHRIHTGTRALPNGLLEEQFCAGGETMDTCEGDSGGPIQTEKFVVNGSQIPLIVGVVSFGTPFTEGSTGVYTRVASYRKWIESETNQTFGYVG; encoded by the exons ATGG AAAGTGTCAAATGTTTGTGTGGAGGAACACTGATAACAGCAAGACATGTTTTGACAGCGGCACACTGTGCGATCAACGGCGAAGG GATTGGACCAGATACTGTTCGCCTCGGAGATACTGACCTTAATAGTGCGACGGATGACGATCTTGCACAGCAGATCAAAATTCGGAAGTTCAAGAAACACCCACAGTATCGACCAAGTAGAAAATATTTCGACATTGCATTAATTGAGCTTGAAAACCCGGCTGAGAATTCCGAAGCCGTTTGTAGTGCCTGTTTGTGGTTGGAGAAAACTGTTCCCTCGGAAATATTTAGTGTCATCGGTTTCGGTACATTAGGATTCGGTGAAAATTTAAGCCCCACGTTGCAGAAAGTGAAGTTGGCCATTATGAATCACACAGAATGCATACACCGCATACATACAGGTACTCGGGCACTACCAAACGGTCTTCTGGAAGAACAGTTTTGCGCCGGTGGCGAGACCATGGACACTTGCGAG GGAGACTCCGGTGGACCAATTCAGACTGAAAAGTTCGTTGTTAACGGTTCACAAATTCCGTTGATAGTCGGTGTCGTTTCATTCGGAACGCCTTTTACCGAAGGATCTACTGGAGTGTACACCCGGGTGGCTTCCTACCGAAAATGGATAGAAAGTGAAACGAATCAAACTTTTGGATATGTGGGTTAA